ATGGCGAAAGTATAGGTGGCCACTCATGTACACATCACTAACCATTTCATCTCACTTTTGAATCTCGAAGAACAAGTGCAACGTGGAATGCTAGAGCCTAAGCCAATAAACCTGGTAGTAATAGAAATTGCGCTGTTCTACTGGCTTTCTGAATTCGGTAATGCACTGCGGCTAGAAGTTGTAACTCCTATAAATATAAACTAGTGACACGCAAGGGTAATGCTCACATGCATCCATATTCACACATGGAACAAAcaatttttattgctttattcaGCTTCATTTTAATGCTGTAAACTTTTCAGTCTATAATGTAGGTATCCGTGTTTCATATTACGAGTGAATTTGGACTCTCCCTATTTTAGTTTCAACATGTAGATTGTTAACCAAAGGGCATGCATGACGTAGACAATGCAGTTTATAATTTACGCCACCAAGTTGTTCATCAAGTTGCTGCTAACATACACTATTCCGTGGAGTGTGCTGCTGTTGTGCCATGGCTTGTCTGCCCCAGCCTTCCCAGACACTTAGAGACGTCACTGACCTAAAATTCCAGTGTGTCAATTTTTATAGTCAGCAGTTTTGCGAAGTTACAAGAGTGCACCCCAAGTCTGGCTGCACTTGCTTGCATGGGCTGGGCTGAGCTGGGCTCGGGCTTATAAGTAAACCTAAGCCTTTGCAGTGCCAGTGCTCTAGCATAAGCGTCATCCTTTTACATGCGAACAGTGTGCAGTAAAGTTTCTGTAACATTGAAAATATGTGTCAGTGTCATTGCAGCGCTGCTTTGTTACTTATGTAATGTAACATCTTTTTACATGTGCTGATGATGTCCATGGGCATTATGTGTTTGTGTATTTCTACATTTCATCTTATAGATTCACCGACGACACTGAGTCAGCGAAGCAAAAGTTTGATCCGGACAAGCGACTACGGAAAATTTTAAGGAAAGCCAAACGGAAACAAGAGGAGGCTCGTAATTTGGCACAAGATGGGTGTCTACAAACAGATTCGGCAGCCATTGCACTAGAAGATAGTCAAAAGGATGGCAAGACATTGGAAATTGGTGACAACTGCCTTGCCCAGGATAACATTGTGGTGCCACTTGTTAAGAAAGCCAAGCTGGCTTCTCAGATTGATGATGCAGCTCCAGCTGTTGCGGAACCTTTGTCTGATGTATTGACATTGGAAACACcagcagtaaaaaagaaaagtcgaaggaagaaaaGCCAACAGCCTCGCATGCGACGTGACAGACGCAATGAAGGCCTGAGTGTTGCTGGTGACAATGGAGCTAACTACAATCTGCCAGCAGGAACAGAATCCACCGTAGATCATCAGCATACTGCATTGGATGATGAGTTAGATGGTGTTAAGGTTGAAGACACAGGAGATGGTGACCACAAACCTGTTCAAGAGCCTGTTGAAACCAGTCCTGGAGAATATTACCCGATTTTGGGTGATGTGCAGGTGAAAAGAACAGATGTTGTTCACCGAGTCCTACCAGAATGGTTATCCAATCCAGAGATGGTTGCATCAATTGTGAAGAAAGGCAAAAAGCCTGGTAGCAGGAAAGTAGAACACTTCAGCAGCAGCCTAAGTGCTGAGATGATGTCTGTGTTGGCTACAAACCACATACGGAAGCTATTTCCTGTTCAAGAAAAAGTAGTTCCGTGGTTGCTTTCATCAGAGCAACGGCGTTCACACCTGCCGCCACGAGATATTTGTGTTTCTGCACCAACAGGTAGTGGCAAGACGCTTGCATATGTTATACCTATTATAGAAGACCTAAAAGTTCGTGTTGTGCGTGCAGTTCGTGCTGTTGTTGTCCTTCCCGTAAAAGAGCTCGCAGCACAAGTACATGCTGTATTCTTGCAGTATGTTGGTGCAACATCACTGAATGTGCAGTTGGTGACTGGGTCGAAAACATTTGCCGAAGAACAGGGACTGCTTGTTCGCAAAGGTGCTAAGGGCTATGCAAGCTTAGTAGACATTGTGGTGGCTACTCCAGGACGTCTACTCGACCACATACGCAAGACTCCTGGCTTTAACTTGCATCTGCTAAAGTTTTTTGTGCTTGATGAAGCTGACAGAGTTATTGAAGATGTGCAAACAACATTAATTCCCGAGGTAGAACAGGCTGTGTTCGGTACAGGCAAGATGAACTGCTGTTGTGGAGGGACTGTCCACGACCGGCTGTGCACACACCCATTGACTGTTTGCTGTCTTCAGCATTGCCGAGAGCCTGTGCAAAAGCTGCTGTACTCGGCAACACTGACTCAGGATCCTGACAAACTGCAAAGCCTTATGCTTTTTCAGCCAAAACTCTTCACAGCCACTGCCACAATCAACGTGCCAAGTGATGAACACCGACAGAAAACTTTCGTTGGAAAGTATACTACACCACAGGGGCTTAGTGAGTTTTACTACCTCACTCATGATAACACAAAGCCATTGGCTGTATGGGATCTTGTGGCAAACCATGGTTTCCGGGACACCCTTTGTTTTACTGCTTCTAAGGAGGATGCCCACAGGCTTAGCTTGGTGCTTAAAGAAATGGGTAATGTTCGTGCTGAAGAATTTTCTGCAAAACTGAGCACAGCAGAACGTGCACGAGTGCTGAGAAAGTTTGCTTCTGGAAAACTGGACATCTTAGTTTGCTCAAATGTTCTGGCCAGAGGTCTTGACGTGGCAAATGTACGGCATGTCATATGCTATGACCCTCCAAAATTTATTAAAACATATGTACACAGGGTGGGTAGGACTGCGCGTGCTGGCGTTCCAGGCACAGCCGTGACATTTCTGCGGCAAGGTCAATTACAAGCTTTCAAGGAAATGCTTTCATCAGCTGGGAAGACAGACATTCAGCCTCTCGATCTTACTGACACTGATGGACTTGAACCACTTCAAAGCAAGTATCGGGATGCTCTAAAGGCTGTTGAAACTATTGTGAAAAGTGAGCAGATTGGTCCAGACAGAAAGAAGAAGTACAATTTTGCTGCCAAGTCTGCAATACCAAATGAAAGACCTAATGTGAAAACAGCAAATGGTGGTTCCACTGTGTAACTACTCTCTTCTCTGCATCCTGTATATATGTCGAATAATCACTATGTTTTAAAATAAATCGTCTGGTCGTTGTTGATGCTCATGTTCTGAAAACTATGGCATATTGGGCCAAATATGGCACATTGGGCACATGAAAAGCAAGTTACAtctgccattaaaaaaaaacacaatagcATTGTATGAACTACTTTTCTGGCAAGGCCTTATAATGTTCTTGAAGGTAACAAACTCTGGTTTGACACATGACATGTAGCAAATATGAAACGGGATATGAGCCAGACTATTTCCTTGATTAAAGCTTTTGTCTCTCGTGAGAGAGGACGAAAAGAACCGATTAATGCATGTGTGCTGTGCAAGTTCTGCTTTCATTCACAGTGCCAATGAAAGCATGAGTGCTGGTCTGGCCTGTTTGGTTCATTGAAGTGAATGTGTTTTGACGCGTGTTGTCAGCTGGCTGCATTCAATGAGAATATTCTACTGCTCGctgtggtagctcagtggctgtggcacacTACTGCTGAGAATGAGGTTGTGGGTTCAAATCCCGGCTGTGGTGACCACATTTCAATAGgaccaaaatgcaaaaacgcctgtgcaTGTTAATGAGCCCGAAGTCATATAATCCGGACGGACagaaaaaactttaatgggaaaaggacctgcgaggttgccagcccgggctcggGCAACCCGGGCATTAGGTATAGcgtttccaccgctgcccgggcccgctggatagccaaTAATTGGttgtgtagttctgagctagtcagagcgcttagccatcgctccttgagaaggtccggttctatcttgtcctctacatatactgatctgatctgtgtgcacttccataagatgtgtgccatgtctgcatGTTCGTGTTTTCAGAGCTTGCAGTTcacgtctggatattgtgttgaatttattctgtttaagtgtactgggtttcggaatgttctggtttgcaatcttctccaatttgtttcttgagacctgtcgagttgtttgtggggttgtgggtatgcttctctttgtttcgtgtagtgtgtcagtatgtcatGGTatgtgaccagtctgtccctgtcgtcttttatcgctccttcgtcgtcctcgcctcctccgtcttctccattgcctccgccgcagtccttccccCTTCCCAGGGGGTTGCGgtgtgttgggccgtcactgtccgtgccgcggtgagctagttttcgcgcgactcggtgggccttctcgttgaggttgggaggtgcattcatggtaacttctcccatatgtgctgggatccatttgaggtatttgggtgtaattgtgccgttcttaaagtcttctgctctcTGATAGTctgatcatgacgaggttgaagagcatcggtgacacgacggacccttgcAGTGTGCCAGCActgcccatgtccacctggatactcttttcctcgtccagtctgattctggctgttcttcccgtaaggaaATTTAGGATAAAATTATACGTTCGTTCGCCCAGGCCGAGTTGTGCGATTCTGTCGAGGATGGCCgtgtgcttgaccctgtcgaaggccttctttagatcaAGTCCAAGTATTGCCCTCAAGCCCCACCACGTGGTGTCTATGACTTGCTCCTTGAGTTGTATCATGGCGTCTTGGgtagagagccctcttctgaagccaatcgtgttgctgtggtacaggtcgtttgactccaggtagccgttaactctactcaggcaagcgtgctccatcactttaccaatgcaggaagtgagagagatcggccgcatgttctgtatttctaaggATTTACCCGGCTTGGGGATGAGGATCATGTCGGACCTCTTCTAAATAATCTAAAATCtataatccggagccctccactacagcatccCGTAACCCGCTGTGCACTTTCGGGACATGTAACCTCGCATTACAATGAAGAAAACAAGGATTACTCAAGACTAAGTGCTGCAAGTCAGAATTGTTGGCTACATTTTGTGATAGCTTGACTTCCATGGGCTACACAAATGAGCGTGTGCATGATTCCAGCTTGTCAAATAATGGTAGCACAGCAGCTAACACAAAGGTGGTGCCACTGTCCTAGTTGATGGCCAGTAGCTTCGGTGGGGTAGCTGGACACAGCAGAGCTTCTTGGTATTGAAGGACTGGCCAGTATGGCTACAGTATGCCTCTATACTTGCATCATTGTTCATAGCAAGATCTGCTAATCATGTGGTTTTATTGGCATCCATCAGAGCACTCTCTGCTCTCCTGTCTTtcagatttcagtagctcagactACTTTTATGGATAGTGTTTTCAGATATTATGGGAACTTATGACAACATAGACAGAATTGctatgggatattctcaagcgTGAAGGCATAGAAAACAATTTcatggagctgctgagggagatatgCAGGAACAACAGAGTACAAATTGTGTGGGAAGGCTGGAAATGCAATGTGGAAATTTACCAAAGACAAGCAAGGGCAGCCTGTCTTCATTGTTTTTCATGCTTTGTTAATTGCATAGCAAGATGATGAAAACAATGAATTCGTGTTTGATTTATCTTGCACCCATAAGGGCAAAGGGTGAAACAGAAAGGCTCCTGTGCCAATATATGTGgatgacatagtgctactagcggacagtGCAATAGATTTAGAAACTTGCAAATATGTGGTAACGCATCAACAAATATAGGCCTTAAGTTTTGCGCAGAGAAATATGGAATTATGACCTTTAATGAAACAATGACATGTCAATTCAACATGATAGAGAGAGAAACTTTAAAAGGATTTTCGTGCAATGGTCGGAGCCTCTTTAGTACAggaagtcatacccatagtcaaccaatataaatacctgggtgttgcataaacgaaggaaagacctACTCAAGCACTCGCCAAGTAATCTAAAAAAGAGAAGCAGCATGCAGTAATAGTGAAACAGCACTTTGGGgctacaataaatatgaggtgatGCGTGGAGTCCGggaaaggagtaatggtaccAGTGCTAATGCTGGCAAATGCCATTCAGGGCTTAAAATTGAATATCTTGTCGtagttggaagttaaccaaagattggCATGCCGATTGGCTTTGGGGGCCCACAGTAACctcacaaatgaggcagtgcaaggcGATATGGATTGGGCCTTTTTTTGAAGTTGGAGAAGTGCAGAGAAAACttaattttgaagaaagactcgagaacatggatgaaaatataggggtggctaaagtgcacaagtacctATACCTCAAAAACATAAACACACAATGGAGGAAGAGGTCGGGAAAGTTGGCAACCATGGTACAGGGTACTTCCAGgagcaatgaaaaagaaagtgagagaaacggagacagtaaattggatgcaaaatcatcattatcatcagcctggttacgcctactgcagggcaaaggcctctcccatatttcgccaacaaccctggtcatgtactaattgtggccatgccgtccctgcaaacttcttaatctcatccgcccacctaactttctgccgtcccctgctacgcttcccttcccttggaatccagttcgtaacccttaatgaccatcggttgtcttccctcctcattacatgtcctgcccatgcccatttcttcttcttgatttcaactaagatgtcattaactcgcgtttgttccctcacccaatctgctcttttcttatcccttaacgttacacctatcattcttctttccatagctcgttgcgtcgtcctcaatttgagtagaacccttttcgtaagcctccaggtttctgccccgtaggtgagtactggtaagacacagctattatacacttttctcttgagggataatggcaacctgctgttcatgatctgagaatgcctgccaaacgcaccccagcccattcttattcttctgattatttccgtctcatgatccggatccgcagtcactacctgccctaagtagatgtattcccttacgacttccagtgcctcgctgcctattataaattgctgttctcttccgagactgttaaacattactttagttttctgcagattaatttttagacccactcttctgctttgcctctcgagatcagtgagcatgcattgcagttggtcccctgagtgactaagcaaggcaatatcatcagcgaatcgtaagttactaaggtattctccattaacttttatccctatttcttcccaatccaggtctctgaatacctcctgtaaacacgctgtgaatagcattggagagatcgtatctccctgcccgacgcctttctttattgggattttgttgctttctttatggaggactacggtggctgtggagccgctatagatatctttcagtatttttacatatggctcgtctacaccctgattccgtaatgcctccatgactgctgaggtttcgacagaatcaaatgctttctcgtaatcaatgaaagctatatataagggttggttatattccgcacatttctctataacctgattgatagtgtgaatatggtctattgttgagtagcctttacggaatcctgcctggtcctttggttgacagaagtctaaggtgttcctgattctatttgcgattaccttagtaaatactttgtaggcaacagacagcaagctgatcggtctataatttttcgagtctttggcgtcccctttcttatggattaggattatgttagcgttcttccaagattccggtacgctcgaggttatgaggcattgcgtatacagggtggccagtttctctagaacaatctgcccaccatccttcaacaaatctgctgttacctgatcctccccagctgccttccccctttgcatatctcccaaggctttctttacttcttccggcgttacctgtgggatttcgaattcctctagactatgttctctttcattatcgtcgtgggtgccactggtactgtataaatctctatagaactcctcagccacttgaactatctcatccatattagtaatgatattgccggctttgtctcttaacgcatacatctgattcttgccaattcctagtttcttcttcactgtttttaggcttcctccattcctgagagcatgttcaattctatccatattatactacCCAAAATATGGAAACATATGGATATGGATGGAAAATATGGATGCAAAATATGGAAACAAAAAGACCATAGAGATTAACAAAAATGGCAAGAAATAAATTGGGAGGGAAAATCTGCGCAATAGCGCAGAGGGCAGAGCTTTGCTGTTTGAGGCTCAAGCTGATTGCCTTAGCACAAaaacatactggagcaaatatgtgc
This Dermacentor albipictus isolate Rhodes 1998 colony chromosome 1, USDA_Dalb.pri_finalv2, whole genome shotgun sequence DNA region includes the following protein-coding sequences:
- the Dbp73D gene encoding ATP-dependent RNA helicase DDX51 — its product is MEKLYVVSRFTDDTESAKQKFDPDKRLRKILRKAKRKQEEARNLAQDGCLQTDSAAIALEDSQKDGKTLEIGDNCLAQDNIVVPLVKKAKLASQIDDAAPAVAEPLSDVLTLETPAVKKKSRRKKSQQPRMRRDRRNEGLSVAGDNGANYNLPAGTESTVDHQHTALDDELDGVKVEDTGDGDHKPVQEPVETSPGEYYPILGDVQVKRTDVVHRVLPEWLSNPEMVASIVKKGKKPGSRKVEHFSSSLSAEMMSVLATNHIRKLFPVQEKVVPWLLSSEQRRSHLPPRDICVSAPTGSGKTLAYVIPIIEDLKVRVVRAVRAVVVLPVKELAAQVHAVFLQYVGATSLNVQLVTGSKTFAEEQGLLVRKGAKGYASLVDIVVATPGRLLDHIRKTPGFNLHLLKFFVLDEADRVIEDVQTTLIPEVEQAVFGTGKMNCCCGGTVHDRLCTHPLTVCCLQHCREPVQKLLYSATLTQDPDKLQSLMLFQPKLFTATATINVPSDEHRQKTFVGKYTTPQGLSEFYYLTHDNTKPLAVWDLVANHGFRDTLCFTASKEDAHRLSLVLKEMGNVRAEEFSAKLSTAERARVLRKFASGKLDILVCSNVLARGLDVANVRHVICYDPPKFIKTYVHRVGRTARAGVPGTAVTFLRQGQLQAFKEMLSSAGKTDIQPLDLTDTDGLEPLQSKYRDALKAVETIVKSEQIGPDRKKKYNFAAKSAIPNERPNVKTANGGSTV